From one Cyanobacterium stanieri PCC 7202 genomic stretch:
- a CDS encoding protein of unknown function DUF29 (PFAM: Domain of unknown function DUF29~InterPro IPR002636~KEGG: syn:slr1811 hypothetical protein~PFAM: protein of unknown function DUF29~SPTR: Slr1811 protein), which produces MVAPLKTEPQNLYDTDYNLWVLETVKKLENRDLDSLDWENLIGEVLDLSKRDKRKLESLLMRLIEHLLILNYWDFERERNRGHWEREIFNFRKQINRLLIDSPSLKNYLRDQFNLCYEDGRKLASKYSQLPLNTFPDKPIAYLDQILDEDWIP; this is translated from the coding sequence ATGGTAGCTCCATTAAAAACTGAACCTCAAAACTTGTATGATACTGATTATAATCTCTGGGTATTAGAAACTGTCAAAAAGTTAGAGAATAGAGATTTAGATTCCCTCGACTGGGAAAATTTGATTGGGGAAGTATTAGATTTGAGTAAAAGGGATAAAAGAAAACTCGAAAGTTTATTAATGAGATTAATTGAACATTTGTTAATATTAAACTATTGGGATTTTGAAAGAGAGAGAAATAGAGGACATTGGGAAAGAGAAATTTTTAATTTTCGCAAACAAATTAATCGATTATTAATAGATAGCCCTAGTCTTAAGAATTATCTTCGAGATCAGTTTAATTTATGCTATGAAGACGGGAGAAAACTAGCCAGTAAATATTCTCAACTTCCTCTCAATACTTTTCCTGACAAGCCGATCGCATATCTTGACCAAATCCTCGATGAGGACTGGATTCCTTAA
- a CDS encoding putative transcriptional regulator (KEGG: dat:HRM2_26430 putative transcriptional regulator~SPTR: Similar to transcriptional regulator) has translation MKLKNFYETFRDDLMDQEFVIGYLEDALEEGGVSLFISALEDVVIVNQKHLDSQLFKDFLNNSNPEMSLVFKVLNLLGLTINLKVKC, from the coding sequence ATGAAGTTGAAAAATTTTTACGAAACTTTTAGAGATGATTTAATGGATCAAGAATTTGTGATCGGTTACTTAGAAGATGCACTCGAAGAAGGAGGGGTTTCATTGTTTATCTCGGCTTTGGAAGACGTAGTAATAGTCAATCAAAAGCACTTAGATAGCCAACTATTTAAGGATTTTCTTAATAATTCTAACCCAGAAATGTCTCTTGTTTTTAAAGTATTAAATTTACTAGGTTTAACTATAAACTTAAAAGTAAAATGCTAA
- a CDS encoding addiction module killer protein (PFAM: Phage derived protein Gp49-like (DUF891)~TIGRFAM: putative addiction module killer protein~COGs: COG3657 conserved hypothetical protein~InterPro IPR014056:IPR009241~KEGG: ana:all2402 hypothetical protein~PFAM: protein of unknown function DUF891~SPTR: All2402 protein;~TIGRFAM: addiction module killer protein), whose amino-acid sequence MSDKFIIKVLENKDGISLFEKWYYSIKDQQTRRKILLRLKRISQGNLGDWKSVGNKVFELRLDFGAGYRVYFSRYEDTVIILLAGGDKSTQQSDIKKAIQLWEDYRNEVEKFLRNF is encoded by the coding sequence ATGAGTGACAAATTTATTATTAAGGTTTTAGAAAATAAAGATGGTATTAGTTTGTTTGAGAAATGGTATTATTCAATTAAAGATCAACAAACGAGGAGGAAGATTCTACTACGATTAAAAAGAATTTCTCAAGGAAATTTAGGTGACTGGAAAAGTGTAGGTAATAAAGTTTTTGAATTAAGACTCGATTTTGGAGCTGGTTACAGAGTTTATTTTAGTAGGTATGAAGATACGGTTATAATTCTATTAGCTGGAGGCGATAAAAGCACTCAACAAAGCGATATAAAAAAGGCAATTCAATTATGGGAGGATTATCGAAATGAAGTTGAAAAATTTTTACGAAACTTTTAG
- a CDS encoding YcfA family protein (PFAM: YcfA-like protein~InterPro IPR012933~KEGG: cyc:PCC7424_4650 YcfA family protein~PFAM: YcfA family protein~SPTR: YcfA family protein) translates to MPKLPIISGKKAVKTLEKMGFIKSRQTGSHVVLKKSISGGEIVCVVPLHKELRVGTLSGIIKQAQVSVNDFISNL, encoded by the coding sequence ATGCCTAAATTGCCAATCATTTCAGGAAAAAAAGCAGTTAAAACTTTAGAAAAAATGGGCTTTATTAAATCTAGGCAAACTGGTAGTCATGTTGTGTTAAAAAAGTCAATTTCTGGTGGTGAAATAGTTTGTGTTGTTCCACTTCACAAAGAATTAAGAGTTGGAACTTTAAGCGGTATTATAAAACAGGCACAAGTCAGTGTTAATGATTTTATTAGCAATTTGTAA
- a CDS encoding Uncharacterized protein family UPF0150 (PFAM: Uncharacterised protein family (UPF0150)~InterPro IPR005357~KEGG: cyc:PCC7424_4651 protein of unknown function UPF0150~PFAM: Uncharacterised protein family UPF0150~SPTR: Putative uncharacterized protein), with protein sequence MNTKTLTVILYKEDDMYIAECVELGTIDQGESIEKAINNLKEATKLYLEECPFVETQPRLVTTMEVTYEELSYA encoded by the coding sequence ATGAACACAAAAACATTGACCGTAATTCTCTATAAAGAGGACGATATGTATATCGCTGAGTGTGTGGAGTTGGGTACAATAGACCAAGGCGAAAGTATAGAAAAAGCCATTAATAATTTGAAAGAGGCAACAAAATTATATTTGGAAGAATGCCCATTTGTCGAAACTCAACCAAGATTGGTAACAACAATGGAAGTAACCTATGAAGAATTGAGTTATGCCTAA
- a CDS encoding Uncharacterized protein family UPF0150 (PFAM: Uncharacterised protein family (UPF0150)~InterPro IPR005357~KEGG: cyt:cce_2835 hypothetical protein~PFAM: Uncharacterised protein family UPF0150~SPTR: Putative uncharacterized protein), which produces MKFQVIFTFDAEYNGYVAEVPRLPGCVSQGKTMDEAIANIKEAIQGYLYVQEKHQIDELREETISFIGEVVV; this is translated from the coding sequence ATGAAGTTTCAAGTGATATTTACCTTTGATGCCGAATATAATGGGTATGTTGCCGAAGTACCTCGATTGCCCGGTTGTGTCAGTCAAGGAAAAACCATGGACGAAGCGATCGCCAATATAAAAGAAGCTATTCAAGGATACTTATATGTACAAGAGAAACACCAAATTGACGAATTAAGAGAAGAAACAATCTCATTCATTGGGGAAGTTGTTGTCTAA
- a CDS encoding YcfA family protein (PFAM: YcfA-like protein~InterPro IPR012933~KEGG: tye:THEYE_A0467 hypothetical protein~PFAM: YcfA family protein~SPTR: Conserved domain protein), whose amino-acid sequence MGILANISGKKAVKIFCKFGYVVDHQTGSHIILWHDSKPTLSVPNHKELAPGLLRSLIRQANISVDDFLAKK is encoded by the coding sequence ATGGGAATTTTAGCTAATATTTCGGGCAAAAAAGCCGTTAAAATTTTTTGTAAGTTTGGTTATGTTGTGGACCATCAAACTGGTAGTCATATTATACTCTGGCATGATTCTAAACCAACTCTATCAGTACCTAATCATAAAGAACTCGCTCCTGGATTGTTAAGGAGTTTAATTCGTCAAGCTAATATTTCTGTTGATGATTTTTTGGCAAAGAAATAA
- a CDS encoding L-lactate permease (PFAM: L-lactate permease~COGs: COG1620 L-lactate permease~InterPro IPR003804~KEGG: amr:AM1_5099 L-lactate permease, putative~PFAM: L-lactate permease~SPTR: L-lactate permease, putative;~manually curated) codes for MLYTIFALLPILSIFLLLVIAKQSASITMPIVYGITAVSAGIVWQVNPEILVATSLRGIVIALEILYILFGAMLLLNIISQAGALSVIRSSLLNISPDRRVQVVIVAWLFGSFIEGAAGFGTPAVICVPLLVAIGFPPLASVMVTLIIQSTPSTFGAVGTPIIVGIRRGLGNPEIVTNYLQSSGLTMEEFLQDITLKAALIHGVLGFFLPLVIVIILTVSFSPQPDWRSGLSEWKFLLFAGAALVVPYFLTAMFIGPEFPSLVGGMVGLLLVITTVRRGWFPIQRPWDFPEASHWLDSWSSSDYEVPEMRVRSLPIWLAWSPYGLVAGLLLLSRLEFLPFKDWLQGFRLSWLQVLGTEVEIISTPLYLPPTLFMIVVIISIALFQLSLSRSQKALSIAGKQLLSAVIPLVGAVAMAQVFIGTGTNQLDLPSMPVYLADQASDLFTQTWSWLASMVGLIGAFIAGSVTVSNLMFSLFQFGVAQQTNFPPDLILSLQTVGASAGNMICVSNIVAAAATVAMIGREGLLIRKLLFPTVYYTLGASLIGYIMLQIFAH; via the coding sequence TTGCTCTACACAATTTTTGCACTCCTTCCCATTCTGTCTATTTTTTTATTGCTGGTAATTGCCAAACAATCTGCTAGTATTACCATGCCTATTGTTTATGGTATTACTGCCGTTAGTGCGGGAATCGTATGGCAAGTTAACCCAGAGATACTTGTGGCGACTTCATTACGGGGAATTGTCATCGCTCTCGAAATTCTTTATATTCTCTTCGGTGCCATGTTACTGCTGAATATTATCAGTCAAGCTGGTGCTTTGAGCGTTATTCGTAGTAGTTTATTAAACATTTCTCCAGATCGACGAGTGCAGGTGGTTATTGTTGCTTGGTTATTTGGCTCTTTCATTGAGGGAGCGGCTGGATTTGGTACTCCTGCGGTCATTTGTGTTCCCTTACTGGTTGCCATTGGTTTTCCGCCATTGGCTTCTGTGATGGTGACATTAATTATTCAAAGCACCCCCTCAACATTTGGGGCTGTAGGTACCCCAATCATTGTGGGGATTCGTCGTGGACTAGGAAATCCAGAAATAGTAACTAATTATTTACAAAGCTCTGGGCTAACTATGGAGGAATTTTTACAGGATATTACTTTAAAAGCGGCTTTGATTCATGGTGTTTTAGGTTTTTTCTTGCCTTTGGTCATTGTCATCATCCTAACGGTGAGCTTTAGTCCTCAACCTGATTGGCGTTCGGGGTTATCTGAATGGAAATTTTTGCTTTTTGCTGGGGCTGCTTTGGTTGTTCCCTATTTTCTGACGGCAATGTTTATCGGCCCTGAGTTTCCTAGTTTGGTGGGGGGAATGGTGGGATTATTGTTAGTGATTACTACGGTAAGGCGAGGTTGGTTTCCTATTCAACGACCTTGGGATTTTCCCGAAGCTAGTCACTGGTTGGACAGTTGGTCTAGCTCTGATTATGAGGTTCCAGAGATGAGGGTGCGATCGCTCCCTATTTGGTTGGCATGGTCTCCCTATGGGTTAGTGGCAGGATTACTCCTTTTATCACGTTTGGAGTTTTTACCTTTTAAGGACTGGTTACAAGGGTTTCGTCTGAGTTGGTTACAAGTGTTGGGAACAGAGGTTGAAATTATTTCTACTCCTCTCTATCTTCCTCCCACTTTATTTATGATAGTTGTAATCATAAGCATTGCTCTATTTCAATTATCCCTTTCTCGCTCCCAAAAAGCTCTTTCTATTGCTGGAAAACAATTATTATCGGCCGTGATTCCTTTGGTGGGAGCCGTTGCCATGGCCCAAGTATTTATCGGTACTGGCACCAATCAATTAGATTTACCTAGTATGCCTGTTTATTTGGCAGATCAGGCTTCTGATTTGTTTACTCAAACTTGGTCTTGGTTAGCTTCAATGGTAGGGTTAATCGGTGCGTTTATTGCTGGAAGTGTCACAGTAAGTAATTTAATGTTTTCTTTATTTCAATTTGGGGTGGCACAACAAACCAATTTTCCTCCTGATTTGATTCTTAGTTTACAAACCGTGGGAGCTTCTGCTGGTAATATGATCTGTGTTTCTAACATTGTTGCGGCAGCGGCAACTGTTGCGATGATTGGTCGGGAAGGGTTGTTAATTCGCAAGTTGCTCTTTCCTACAGTTTACTATACCCTAGGAGCTTCTTTGATTGGATATATTATGCTTCAAATTTTTGCCCATTAG
- a CDS encoding hypothetical protein (PFAM: Protein of unknown function (DUF2459)~KEGG: cyc:PCC7424_3930 hypothetical protein~SPTR: Putative uncharacterized protein): MPKETRKPIFRRRTILLIATIFIVVKLSTLIFSNTIIIPPTSPLKPITVYVIDYGLHSRLILPDRPPTLVQYAYGDWEYFALQNRNLLTTLKALLIPTQGTLKREEISNLATLKKTVNAQPRINLLELEVSEEKMLKLRSKLEQRFEENIDTKITYNADRIQFVKDDQEYTILHNSNHQVVEWLQAMGCEVKGIIFLPNFELVSHSKNKALNHT; encoded by the coding sequence ATGCCCAAGGAAACACGAAAACCCATATTTCGCCGTCGAACTATTTTACTAATTGCCACTATTTTTATAGTAGTTAAGTTATCAACTCTAATATTTAGTAATACTATAATTATCCCCCCTACATCACCCCTAAAACCCATAACAGTTTATGTAATAGATTATGGTCTTCACTCCAGATTGATATTACCCGATCGCCCCCCAACACTGGTACAGTATGCCTATGGAGATTGGGAATACTTTGCCCTACAAAACCGTAATCTGCTAACCACTCTCAAAGCCCTTCTAATTCCCACCCAAGGAACACTTAAGCGAGAAGAAATCAGCAATTTAGCCACTCTCAAAAAAACCGTGAACGCTCAACCCAGAATTAATCTTTTAGAGCTAGAGGTGTCAGAAGAAAAAATGCTCAAGTTACGCTCAAAACTAGAACAGCGTTTCGAGGAAAATATAGACACTAAGATCACTTATAATGCTGATCGTATCCAATTTGTCAAAGACGATCAAGAATACACCATATTGCATAACAGCAATCATCAAGTAGTAGAATGGTTACAAGCCATGGGATGTGAGGTAAAAGGAATTATTTTTTTGCCTAACTTTGAGCTTGTTTCCCACTCAAAAAATAAGGCCCTTAACCATACATAG
- a CDS encoding dTDP-glucose 4,6-dehydratase (PFAM: NAD dependent epimerase/dehydratase family~TIGRFAM: dTDP-glucose 4,6-dehydratase~COGs: COG1088 dTDP-D-glucose 4 6-dehydratase~InterPro IPR005888:IPR001509~KEGG: dae:Dtox_4128 dTDP-glucose 4,6-dehydratase~PFAM: NAD-dependent epimerase/dehydratase~SPTR: dTDP-glucose 4,6-dehydratase;~TIGRFAM: dTDP-glucose 4,6-dehydratase), with the protein MKKILVTGGAGFIGSNFVREMIKLYPNYQIINLDLLTYAGNLANLKSIESDSNYTFIKGDIRDRKTIEEIFKTYSIDTIINFAAESHVDRSIVDPDIFLTTNIIGTQVLLDVAKKYWKINPDDKYCQEYKQGVKFLQVSTDEVYGALGKTGMFTETMPLLPNSPYSASKASADLIVRAYHETFGIPINITRCSNNYGAYQFPEKLIPLTINNCLKNKSIPVYGDGMQVRDWLHVKDHCFAIDAVLHRGKVGEIYNIGGNNEKANLQIIRLIISVLEKSENLIEFVKDRPGHDRRYAIDNSKITTELGWKPSYTFEQGIKETIDWYVNNLGWVANIVSGDYEKYYDAMYG; encoded by the coding sequence ATGAAAAAAATTTTAGTGACTGGCGGTGCGGGATTTATCGGTAGTAATTTTGTTAGGGAAATGATCAAACTTTATCCTAACTATCAAATCATTAATCTTGATTTACTAACCTATGCAGGAAATTTAGCCAATCTTAAAAGTATTGAGAGTGATAGTAACTATACTTTTATAAAAGGCGATATTCGGGATAGAAAAACCATCGAAGAAATTTTTAAAACCTATTCCATTGATACTATAATTAATTTTGCGGCGGAGTCTCATGTTGATAGAAGCATTGTTGATCCAGATATTTTTTTAACCACTAACATTATTGGTACACAGGTTTTATTAGATGTAGCCAAAAAATATTGGAAAATAAATCCTGATGATAAATACTGTCAGGAATATAAGCAAGGAGTTAAGTTTTTGCAGGTGTCAACGGATGAAGTTTATGGGGCATTAGGTAAAACGGGGATGTTTACCGAAACCATGCCATTGTTACCCAATAGTCCTTATTCTGCTTCCAAGGCAAGTGCTGATTTAATTGTTAGGGCTTACCATGAAACTTTTGGAATTCCTATTAATATTACCCGTTGTAGTAATAATTATGGAGCATATCAATTTCCCGAAAAATTAATCCCTTTAACTATTAATAATTGTTTAAAAAATAAATCTATTCCTGTTTATGGAGATGGTATGCAGGTTAGGGATTGGCTTCATGTTAAGGATCATTGTTTTGCCATTGATGCGGTTTTACACAGGGGGAAAGTGGGAGAAATATATAATATTGGGGGTAATAATGAAAAAGCAAATTTGCAGATTATTCGTTTAATTATTAGTGTTTTAGAAAAGAGTGAAAATTTAATTGAATTTGTAAAAGATAGACCGGGACACGATCGCCGTTATGCCATTGATAATAGTAAAATTACTACGGAGTTAGGATGGAAGCCTAGTTATACTTTTGAGCAGGGTATTAAGGAAACCATTGATTGGTATGTGAATAATCTTGGGTGGGTGGCAAATATTGTTAGTGGTGATTATGAAAAATATTATGATGCTATGTATGGTTAA
- a CDS encoding dTDP-4-dehydrorhamnose reductase (PFAM: dTDP-4-dehydrorhamnose 3,5-epimerase; RmlD substrate binding domain~TIGRFAM: dTDP-4-dehydrorhamnose 3,5-epimerase; dTDP-4-dehydrorhamnose reductase~COGs: COG1091 dTDP-4-dehydrorhamnose reductase~InterPro IPR000888:IPR005913~KEGG: dae:Dtox_4129 dTDP-4-dehydrorhamnose reductase~PFAM: dTDP-4-dehydrorhamnose reductase; dTDP-4-dehydrorhamnose 35-epimerase related~SPTR: dTDP-4-dehydrorhamnose reductase;~TIGRFAM: dTDP-4-dehydrorhamnose reductase; dTDP-4-dehydrorhamnose 3,5-epimerase) yields MELIKTNIEGVLIIKPRLFEDNRGWFMETYADQKLKEKGINIKFVQDNHSLSLQKDTLRGLHFQVNPKAQTKLVRCTRGSILDVAVDLRKGSPTFKKWVSVELSAENKKQLLIPKGFAHGFLTLTDDAEVQYKVDEYYNPECDRTLKFNDPDLGINWQIENPILSEKDLTAPLLKDSDVNFQIKILVTGSNGQLGYDVIQDLSQIGVKIIATTKNDFDITNPTQTKQCISDINPDIIIHCAAYTAVDQAEEEKDICYSVNVEGTKNIAQIAQEINAKLVYISTDYVFDGSGNNPHLITDSINPLNHYGYTKAQGEEVIRNLIQRHFIIRTSWVYGINGNNFVKTMIRLAKSKKTIQVVNDQIGSPTYTKDLARFISKLIQTDNYGTYHGVNEGYCSWWQFAQEIFAQLSTNIEVIPISSQDYITKAQRPLNSRLSTVNIENIGLQKLPHWKNALTRYLQEIQ; encoded by the coding sequence ATGGAATTGATTAAAACTAATATAGAAGGTGTTTTGATTATAAAACCTAGGTTATTTGAAGATAATCGAGGATGGTTTATGGAAACCTACGCTGATCAAAAGTTAAAAGAAAAAGGTATTAATATCAAATTTGTTCAGGATAATCATTCTCTGTCTTTACAAAAAGACACTTTGAGAGGTTTACATTTTCAAGTGAATCCCAAGGCACAGACTAAGTTAGTCCGATGTACTAGGGGCAGTATTCTTGATGTGGCGGTAGATTTGCGCAAGGGTTCGCCTACTTTTAAAAAATGGGTATCGGTGGAATTATCAGCGGAAAATAAAAAGCAGTTATTAATACCAAAGGGCTTTGCCCATGGTTTTTTGACTCTCACCGATGATGCCGAAGTTCAATATAAGGTTGATGAATATTATAATCCTGAGTGCGATCGCACTTTAAAATTTAATGATCCAGATTTAGGTATTAATTGGCAAATAGAAAATCCTATTTTATCAGAAAAAGACTTGACCGCCCCTTTACTAAAAGATAGTGATGTTAACTTTCAAATCAAAATATTAGTGACAGGAAGCAATGGACAACTAGGATATGATGTAATCCAAGATTTATCTCAAATAGGAGTCAAAATAATTGCCACAACAAAAAATGATTTTGACATCACCAACCCAACCCAAACAAAGCAATGTATTTCAGACATAAATCCAGATATTATCATTCATTGTGCCGCCTATACTGCCGTGGATCAAGCTGAGGAGGAAAAAGATATATGTTACTCAGTAAACGTAGAAGGCACAAAAAATATTGCTCAGATAGCACAGGAAATAAACGCTAAATTGGTGTACATTAGCACTGATTATGTGTTTGATGGTTCAGGAAATAATCCTCATTTAATCACTGATTCAATTAATCCTCTCAACCATTATGGCTATACAAAAGCCCAAGGAGAAGAAGTTATCAGAAACTTGATACAACGACATTTTATTATCAGAACTTCTTGGGTGTACGGAATTAATGGTAACAACTTTGTTAAAACCATGATTCGTTTAGCCAAATCTAAAAAGACAATACAGGTAGTAAATGATCAAATTGGCAGTCCAACATACACTAAAGATTTAGCAAGGTTTATCAGCAAGTTAATTCAGACAGATAATTATGGTACTTACCATGGCGTGAATGAAGGTTACTGTAGCTGGTGGCAATTTGCCCAAGAAATTTTTGCTCAACTCTCAACAAATATAGAAGTCATACCCATATCATCCCAAGATTATATAACAAAAGCCCAACGACCACTAAATTCTCGGTTATCTACCGTAAATATAGAAAATATTGGACTGCAAAAATTACCTCATTGGAAAAACGCTTTAACAAGATATTTACAAGAAATACAATAA
- a CDS encoding Glucose-1-phosphate thymidylyltransferase (PFAM: Nucleotidyl transferase~TIGRFAM: glucose-1-phosphate thymidylyltransferase, short form~COGs: COG1209 dTDP-glucose pyrophosphorylase~InterPro IPR005907:IPR005835~KEGG: dae:Dtox_4130 glucose-1-phosphate thymidylyltransferase~PFAM: Nucleotidyl transferase~SPTR: Glucose-1-phosphate thymidylyltransferase;~TIGRFAM: glucose-1-phosphate thymidylyltransferase), with the protein MKGIILAGGSGTRLYPLTMVTSKQLLPVYDKPMIYYPLSVLMLAGIRDILIISTPRDLPNFKQLLGDGNQFGINLSYAPQPSPDGLAQAFIIGEKFIDKDSVAMILGDNIYYGNGLTKILKQAKKNAQNNQATIFGYYVNDPERFGVVEFDEYDQVISIEEKPKNPKSNYCVTGLYFYDHKVVDFARQITPSSRGELEITDLNNMYLVHGNLKVKLLGRGYAWFDTGTMDSLVEATNFVQMIEARQSIKISAPEEIAYYYQWIDQNTLLKSAIKYGKSPYGQHLQKVAEGKIIY; encoded by the coding sequence ATGAAAGGAATCATTTTAGCAGGTGGCTCTGGTACAAGACTTTATCCCCTAACCATGGTGACAAGTAAGCAATTATTGCCAGTATATGATAAACCTATGATCTATTATCCTCTGTCAGTGTTAATGCTTGCAGGTATCAGAGATATATTAATTATTTCTACACCAAGGGATTTACCTAATTTTAAACAATTACTCGGAGATGGTAATCAATTTGGGATTAATTTATCTTATGCTCCCCAACCTTCTCCCGATGGACTAGCACAGGCTTTTATTATCGGTGAAAAGTTTATAGATAAAGATAGTGTGGCGATGATTTTGGGGGATAATATTTATTATGGGAATGGCTTAACAAAGATTTTAAAACAAGCTAAAAAAAATGCTCAAAATAATCAAGCAACGATTTTTGGCTATTACGTAAATGATCCTGAACGTTTTGGAGTAGTAGAGTTTGATGAGTATGATCAGGTTATTTCTATCGAAGAAAAACCAAAAAATCCTAAGTCTAATTATTGTGTAACAGGACTTTATTTTTATGATCATAAAGTGGTTGATTTTGCTCGGCAAATAACACCATCATCAAGGGGAGAATTAGAAATTACAGATCTTAATAATATGTATCTTGTCCATGGAAATCTAAAGGTTAAATTATTGGGTAGGGGTTATGCTTGGTTTGATACAGGTACTATGGACAGTTTGGTAGAAGCAACAAATTTTGTACAAATGATTGAAGCAAGACAAAGTATAAAAATATCTGCCCCAGAGGAAATTGCCTATTATTATCAATGGATTGATCAAAATACACTACTAAAATCAGCCATAAAGTATGGAAAATCCCCTTATGGTCAGCATTTACAAAAGGTAGCAGAGGGCAAAATTATTTATTAA
- a CDS encoding hypothetical protein (KEGG: cyc:PCC7424_0210 hypothetical protein~SPTR: Putative uncharacterized protein), with amino-acid sequence MLNRKIINLEEINQPIQEAKPEIQIIIEQVLQLERERLYHNNNRHINDDIVKIIKQNIK; translated from the coding sequence ATGCTTAATAGAAAGATTATCAACCTAGAAGAAATTAATCAGCCAATTCAGGAAGCAAAACCAGAAATACAAATAATTATTGAACAGGTTTTACAATTAGAAAGAGAAAGATTATATCATAATAATAATCGTCATATTAATGATGATATAGTAAAAATAATTAAGCAGAATATTAAATGA